A genome region from Geodermatophilus bullaregiensis includes the following:
- a CDS encoding nuclear transport factor 2 family protein, with amino-acid sequence MSARGAIENVLNRYSIAYDDNDMAEMADTFTEDAVMSMRIAGGDLIGPFEGKTAVMKLMTDSLASQTDQRRHVTTNMALRKETGDAATVSSYLTLISVENGKLTVLSTGRYEDELVREGDGAWRFTKRHLELDLPY; translated from the coding sequence ATGTCCGCTCGCGGTGCCATCGAGAACGTCCTCAACCGGTACTCCATCGCCTACGACGACAACGACATGGCGGAGATGGCCGACACGTTCACCGAGGACGCGGTCATGTCCATGCGCATCGCCGGGGGCGACCTGATCGGGCCTTTCGAGGGCAAGACGGCCGTCATGAAGCTGATGACCGACAGCCTGGCCAGCCAGACCGACCAGCGCCGGCACGTGACCACGAACATGGCCCTCCGCAAGGAGACGGGGGACGCCGCGACGGTCAGCTCCTACCTGACGCTGATCTCCGTCGAGAACGGGAAGCTCACGGTGCTGTCCACCGGCAGGTACGAGGACGAGCTGGTCCGGGAGGGCGACGGCGCCTGGCGGTTCACCAAGCGGCACCTCGAGCTCGACCTCCCCTACTGA
- a CDS encoding mycofactocin-coupled SDR family oxidoreductase, giving the protein MAGRMAGKVAFITGAARGQGRSHAVRLAQEGADIVAVDICRDIDTVTPYYPLATEEELAETAAQVEALDRRVVTRVADVRDLAGLQAAFDEGLAEFGHVDTVVANAGIATYGRAWELSSEQWRDMVDVNLTGVFHTAKVAIPSMIESGRGGSILFTSSIGGLKGIQHVAHYVACKHGIVGLMRTLANELGPYSIRVNTIHPTNVDTIMIQNPGTWAMFSPGDPEPSREKAMPGFTSLNTLPVPWIEPVDISNAVLFLASDEARYVTGVTFPVDAGAYVK; this is encoded by the coding sequence ATGGCAGGACGCATGGCGGGCAAGGTCGCGTTCATCACCGGCGCGGCCCGCGGGCAGGGGCGCAGCCACGCGGTCCGGCTGGCCCAGGAGGGCGCCGACATCGTCGCCGTCGACATCTGCCGCGACATCGACACGGTGACGCCGTACTACCCGCTGGCCACCGAGGAGGAGCTCGCCGAGACCGCCGCACAGGTGGAGGCCCTCGACCGGCGGGTCGTCACCCGCGTCGCCGACGTCCGGGACCTGGCGGGCCTGCAGGCCGCCTTCGACGAGGGGCTGGCCGAGTTCGGGCACGTCGACACCGTCGTGGCCAACGCCGGGATCGCCACCTACGGCCGGGCCTGGGAGCTGTCCTCCGAGCAGTGGCGCGACATGGTCGACGTCAACCTGACCGGCGTCTTCCACACCGCGAAGGTCGCCATCCCGTCGATGATCGAGTCCGGCCGCGGCGGCAGCATCCTGTTCACCAGCTCGATCGGCGGGCTCAAGGGCATCCAGCACGTCGCCCACTACGTCGCCTGCAAGCACGGGATCGTCGGCCTGATGCGGACGCTGGCCAACGAGCTCGGGCCCTACTCGATCCGGGTCAACACCATCCACCCGACCAACGTCGACACGATCATGATCCAGAACCCGGGCACCTGGGCCATGTTCTCCCCCGGCGACCCCGAGCCGAGCCGGGAGAAGGCGATGCCGGGGTTCACGTCGCTCAACACGCTGCCGGTGCCGTGGATCGAGCCGGTGGACATCAGCAACGCCGTGCTGTTCCTGGCCAGTGACGAGGCCCGTTACGTCACCGGCGTGACCTTCCCCGTCGACGCCGGCGCCTACGTGAAGTAG
- a CDS encoding SAM-dependent methyltransferase, with the protein MLGSTTTCEADMGSPPEPEASSAAPVGEPPARASIARVYDAALGGTHNTEVDRRVLEQVRAVAPEVDDLAWSNRRFLGRAVRFLAEQGGVRQYLDCGSGLPTAENTHQIARRTDPSARVVYVDNDPTVIAEGGALVAGDPWCRVVAADVFAPAQVLGHEDVRGLLDLTEPVALLQVGTLHHHPGDDGAELMREYVDALPSGSWVVVAHFLDPGTEELGPLARRMEEVFVHSPMRSGLFRTREQITAFLPGLELVPPGPGRPGELELCDLWWPDGPRLRPLTPVQQCIAGAVARKP; encoded by the coding sequence GTGCTCGGATCGACGACCACCTGCGAGGCGGACATGGGCTCTCCCCCGGAGCCGGAGGCGTCCTCCGCGGCGCCGGTGGGCGAGCCGCCGGCCCGGGCCAGCATCGCCCGCGTCTACGACGCGGCCCTGGGCGGCACCCACAACACCGAGGTCGACCGCCGGGTGCTCGAGCAGGTGCGCGCCGTGGCCCCGGAGGTGGACGACCTGGCGTGGTCCAACCGCCGGTTCCTCGGCCGGGCGGTGCGCTTCCTCGCCGAGCAGGGTGGCGTGCGCCAGTACCTCGACTGCGGCTCCGGGCTGCCCACCGCCGAGAACACCCACCAGATCGCGCGACGCACCGACCCCTCGGCCCGGGTCGTCTACGTCGACAACGACCCCACGGTCATCGCGGAGGGTGGCGCGCTGGTCGCCGGGGACCCGTGGTGTCGGGTGGTGGCGGCCGACGTCTTCGCGCCGGCCCAGGTGTTGGGGCACGAGGACGTCCGCGGCCTGCTGGACCTCACCGAGCCGGTGGCGCTGCTGCAGGTCGGCACGTTGCACCACCACCCCGGCGACGACGGCGCCGAACTGATGCGGGAGTACGTCGACGCGCTCCCGTCCGGCAGCTGGGTCGTGGTCGCGCACTTCCTCGACCCGGGCACCGAGGAGCTCGGCCCGCTGGCGCGGCGCATGGAGGAGGTGTTCGTGCACAGCCCGATGCGGTCGGGGCTCTTCCGGACCCGGGAGCAGATCACCGCGTTCCTGCCCGGCCTGGAGTTGGTGCCGCCTGGTCCCGGCCGGCCCGGTGAGCTGGAGCTGTGCGACCTGTGGTGGCCCGACGGCCCCCGCCTGCGGCCGCTGACCCCGGTGCAGCAGTGCATCGCCGGGGCGGTGGCCCGCAAGCCCTGA
- a CDS encoding cytochrome P450, with protein sequence MTSTVAPQAPDILSAEYLADPYPFHKVLRDSHPVTFHEATQSWLISRYADVAAAFRTPAFSSRNYEWQLEPIHGRTILQMEGKEHATHRALLNPFFRGKGLEAFLPVITRDAAELVDAVVARAGGDLVDGFAGRGRADLVAEFTTWFPINVMVDMLGLPKSDHERFHGWYHSIMAHLNNLAGDPAVTARADQTREELRDYVLPIIRERRDGDGEDLLSRLCRAEVDGERMSDEEIKAFVSLLLVAGGETTDKAIASMVRNLLDSPDQLAAVRADRSLADAVIAETLRFSGPVHMIMRQTEEPVELSGTTIPAGATCILMLAAANRDERHFERPDEFDVRRPDLDVAKAFSGAANHVQFVLGRHFCVGSLLARSEMTVALDLVLDRLPGLRYQEGFTPREAGLYTRSVESLLVEFDPA encoded by the coding sequence ATGACCTCGACCGTGGCCCCGCAGGCACCGGACATCCTCTCCGCGGAGTACCTCGCCGACCCGTACCCGTTCCACAAGGTGCTGCGCGACTCCCACCCGGTGACCTTCCACGAGGCCACGCAGAGCTGGCTGATCAGCCGGTACGCCGACGTCGCCGCCGCCTTCCGCACGCCGGCGTTCTCCAGCCGCAACTACGAGTGGCAGCTCGAGCCGATCCACGGCCGGACGATCCTGCAGATGGAGGGCAAGGAGCACGCCACCCACCGGGCGCTGCTCAACCCGTTCTTCCGCGGCAAGGGACTCGAGGCCTTCCTCCCGGTCATCACCCGCGACGCGGCCGAGCTGGTCGACGCCGTGGTCGCCCGGGCCGGCGGCGACCTCGTCGACGGGTTCGCCGGGCGGGGCCGGGCCGACCTGGTCGCGGAGTTCACGACCTGGTTCCCGATCAACGTCATGGTCGACATGCTCGGGCTCCCGAAGAGCGACCACGAGCGGTTCCACGGCTGGTACCACTCGATCATGGCCCACCTGAACAACCTGGCCGGCGACCCCGCCGTCACGGCCCGGGCCGACCAGACCCGCGAGGAGCTGCGCGACTACGTGCTGCCGATCATCCGGGAACGCCGGGACGGCGACGGCGAGGACCTGCTCTCCCGGCTGTGCCGGGCCGAGGTCGACGGCGAGCGGATGAGCGACGAGGAGATCAAGGCCTTCGTCAGCCTGCTCCTGGTGGCCGGAGGCGAGACGACGGACAAGGCGATCGCCAGCATGGTCCGCAACCTGCTCGACTCCCCCGACCAGCTGGCGGCGGTGCGGGCCGACCGGTCGCTGGCCGACGCCGTGATCGCCGAGACGCTGCGCTTCTCCGGGCCGGTCCACATGATCATGCGGCAGACCGAGGAGCCGGTGGAGCTCTCCGGCACGACGATCCCGGCCGGCGCCACGTGCATCCTCATGCTCGCGGCGGCCAACCGGGACGAGCGGCACTTCGAGCGCCCCGACGAGTTCGACGTCCGGCGCCCCGACCTCGACGTCGCCAAGGCCTTCAGCGGCGCGGCGAACCACGTGCAGTTCGTCCTCGGGCGACACTTCTGCGTCGGTTCGCTGCTGGCCCGCAGCGAGATGACCGTCGCGCTCGACCTGGTCCTCGACCGACTCCCCGGCCTGCGCTACCAGGAGGGGTTCACGCCGCGCGAGGCCGGCCTGTACACCCGCAGCGTCGAGAGCCTGCTCGTCGAGTTCGACCCCGCCTGA